In the genome of Mytilus edulis chromosome 3, xbMytEdul2.2, whole genome shotgun sequence, one region contains:
- the LOC139515211 gene encoding cyclic GMP-AMP synthase-like receptor 2 translates to MQSIKTAFAFNSDGNSVVEEVRTILSKSELPEDWKSEPWTYFVTEMMTYEMVTRQMKINCVNVWQAYARKWRELEPDLNESKVLPVFAGSYAEGMPNACDLDMIFVATWVESYEYFGKLRDNVNSFPFISDLCHQGYIKLIIPSNTRRFNGFQDYLIKKDGRHYYLSSKGFVRAMKECGTTGYKNHINGPALTEEGVEGFSTDIVHAIKCTHWPSFANDIFQRAHFNGDVEKMKHLSVYAVATGHALSKHKDIEWRLSFTEAEKVLVMNWTDTQYHCYYLLKHFKMIHLKNSDVLCSYFMKTVIFWISDVIHNAEWQPIRLTELLFKSLTLLHIMYMNHYLPNYFIPQNNMIDHKSKDECLILADMIPNKKD, encoded by the coding sequence ATGCAGTCAATCAAAACAGCTTTTGCGTTCAACTCAGATGGCAACTCCGTGGTAGAGGAAGTGCGAACCATTTTAAGCAAATCCGAATTACCTGAGGACTGGAAGTCGGAACCCTGGACTTATTTTGTAACAGAAATGATGACATATGAAATGGTTACCCGTCAGATGAAAATAAACTGTGTAAACGTTTGGCAGGCATATGCAAGAAAATGGCGCGAGCTCGAACCTGATTTGAACGAGTCAAAGGTCTTGCCAGTGTTTGCTGGGAGCTATGCAGAAGGAATGCCAAATGCATGCGACTTGGATATGATTTTCGTGGCTACTTGGGTCGAATCTTACGAGTACTTTGGAAAGTTACGGGATAATGTGAACAGTTTTCCTTTCATTTCCGACCTTTGTCACCAAGGATACATCAAATTAATTATCCCTTCTAATACGCGAAGATTCAATGGTTTTCAAGATTATCTGATTAAGAAAGATGGACGTCACTATTACTTGAGCAGTAAAGGATTTGTGAGAGCTATGAAAGAATGCGGAACGACTGggtataaaaatcatataaacgGACCTGCTCTCACAGAAGAGGGTGTTGAAGGATTTTCAACCGACATTGTACACGCCATCAAATGCACTCATTGGCCATCATTTGCTAATGATATTTTTCAACGAGCACACTTTAATGGCGATGTTGAAAAAATgaaacacttaagtgtttatGCTGTAGCGACTGGTCACGCCCTGAGTAAACATAAAGATATAGAATGGAGACTGTCTTTTACAGAAGCAGAAAAGGTCTTGGTGATGAATTGGACGGACACCCAataccattgttattatctactCAAGCATTTTAAAATGATACATCTAAAAAATTCAGATGTCCTATGTTCATATTTCATGAAGACGGTGATATTTTGGATAAGTGACGTCATACACAATGCGGAATGGCAGCCGATCCGGTTAACGGAGTTATTATTCAAATCGCTGACTCTTCTTCACATCATGTACATGAATCACTACCTACCGAACTACTTCATTCCACAGAATAACATGATAGATCACAAGTCTAAAGACGAATGTCTTATTCTAGCGGATATGATCCCAAACAAAAAAGATTGA
- the LOC139516291 gene encoding uncharacterized protein codes for MVIMAVIVFLFSALFVTAECFIRVNNYENSVYIAKGPAQGFQTAPPSFYFEPKDYDLFTAEDDQERTVVGDEVKKGHLVTFYKYNTDFYPIAVLAFLFTDNTYFNIIRRTLLQV; via the exons ATGGTGATCATGGCTGTTATAGTGTTTTTATTTTCTGCTTTATTTGTAACTG CTGAATGTTTCATCAGGGTTAATAATTACGAAAATTCTGTATACATAGCCAAAGGTCCCGCACAGGGTTTCCAGACGGCACCTCCATCTTTCTATTTTGAACCAAAGGATTATGATTTATTTACCGCCGAAGATGACCAGGAAAGAACTGTAGTTGGTGATGAAGTCAAGAAAG GTCATTTGGTCACATTTTACAAGTACAACACAGATTTTTATCCTATTGCCGTACTTGCATTTTTGTTTACTGACAATACT TATTTCAATATAATACGAAGAACGTTGCTGCAGGTCTAG
- the LOC139516292 gene encoding uncharacterized protein — MIILVSLFVLCSFGIVDCYVKVENYQDSVYIKKGYSSNRRFYPASNITVFEPRNYDFMSDVIWSSVDGVNKKGHLMRFFNHMYDSKNLVPILQYYFTNDEYYQNISKTIIEEMTYRPVFHVKL, encoded by the exons ATGATCATACTAGTGTCCCTTTTTGTTTTATGCAGTTTTGGAATAG TTGACTGTTACGTCAAGGTAGAAAATTACCAAGATTCTGTTTACATCAAAAAAGGATATTCCAGCAATCGTAGATTTTACCCAGCATCAAATATAACTGTTTTTGAACCGAGAAACTACGATTTTATGTCAGATGTAATTTGGAGTAGCGTTGATGGTGTTAACAAGAAag GACATTTAATGAGGTTCTTCAATCACATGTACGATAGCAAAAATCTAGTTCCGATTTTACAATACTATTTTACAAATGATGAG TATTACCAGAATATATCAAAAACTATTATTGAAGAGATGACTTACCGTCCAGTCTTTCACGTGAAGCTGTAA
- the LOC139516290 gene encoding parathymosin-like, with amino-acid sequence MKVFVILCAFAACMFAAGDPVPAVEPAVIDPPALEKSDAVVVPDAPAVAVEAPEEVAPEAPEEASEEEEDDSSEEEEEEGEEEEEEEEDSEESSSEEEEGDDGEEEEEAEEEEEEEEEEEEIEQESASETSADNSDVVE; translated from the exons ATGAAGGTTTTCGTAATACTGTGTGCCTTTGCTGCTTGTATGTTTGCTGCCG GTGATCCAGTGCCTGCGGTTGAACCTGCTGTGATTGATCCTCCTGCATTGGAGAAAAGCG ATGCCGTTGTGGTTCCGGACGCGCCAGCAGTAGCTGTAGAAGCGCCAGAAGAAG tcgCCCCTGAAGCACCAGAAGAAGCAAGCGAAGAAGAAG AGGATGACAGCagtgaagaagaagaagaagaaggagaagaagaagaggaagaagaagaagatagtGAGGAATCATCATCAGAGGAAGAAGAAGGAGATGATGGAGAGGAAGAAGAAGAGgcagaagaggaagaagaggaagaggaagaagaagaggaaATAGAGCAAGAAAGTGCAAGTGAAACATCTGCTGATAATAGTGATGTAGTTGAATAA